One Setaria italica strain Yugu1 chromosome II, Setaria_italica_v2.0, whole genome shotgun sequence DNA segment encodes these proteins:
- the LOC101780615 gene encoding UDP-glycosyltransferase 88B1, with the protein MEKTIVLYPGLAVSHFVPMMQLADVLLADGYAVAVALIDLTLDQDVALAATVRGVASAKPSVTFHTLPRIKNPPTLKRGVEFLLGYLEMVRRYNEHLREFLSSMPPRSVRAVIVDAVSMEALDVTKELGVPGYTFYAMNASALAVFVQLPSMREEGQPSFRELGDTPLDIHGVVPLPASHLCAELLEDPESEIYKVMMNFMCRNTEADGILVNTFASLEERAVGALRDLQILLPGGSERRMPPVYCVGPLVASGAGAEAEGKHECLAWLDTQPERSVVFLCFGSIGAATHSEEQLREIAAGLERSGHRFLWVVRAPLRAGPGRPSEPDVDALLPDGFSERTKGRGLVVKHWAPQVEVLHHNATGAFVTHCGWNSVLEGVKAGVPMLCWPLYSEQKMNKVFMVEEAGIGLEVVWCQQGLVEAGEVEAKVRLVMESEEGERLRSRVAALKDAAAMAWKDGGSSRAAFAQFLSVVNNLGRDT; encoded by the coding sequence ATGGAGAAGACCATCGTCCTGTACCCCGGCCTCGCCGTCAGCCACTTCGTCCCCATGATGCAGCTCGCCGACGTCCTCCTGGCGGACGGctacgccgtcgccgtcgcgctaATCGACCTCACCCTCGACCAAGATGtcgccctcgccgccaccgtccgcgGCGTCGCCTCCGCCAAGCCGTCGGTCACCTTCCACACGCTCCCTCGGATCAAAAACCCTCCCACCCTCAAGAGGGGCGTGGAGTTTCTCCTCGGGTACTTGGAGATGGTCAGGCGCTACAACGAGCACCTCCGTGAGTTCCTCTCATCCATGCCTCCCCGGAGCGTCCGCGCGGTGATTGTGGACGCGGTGTCCATGGAAGCGTTAGACGTCACGAAGGAGCTCGGGGTCCCGGGCTACACCTTCTACGCCATGAACGCCTCCGCGCTCGCGGTGTTCGTCCAGCTTCCGTCCATGCGCGAGGAAGGCCAGCCAAGCTTCAGGGAGCTAGGAGACACCCCTCTCGACATCCACGGCGTGGTGCCCTTACCGGCTTCCCACCTCTGCGCTGAACTGCTCGAGGACCCGGAGAGTGAGATCTACAAGGTGATGATGAACTTCATGTGCAGGAACACGGAGGCCGACGGCATCTTGGTGAACACGTTCGCTTCGCTGGAGGAACGGGCGGTGGGAGCTCTCAGGGATCTGCAGATTCTTCTTCCCGGCGGCAGCGAGCGCAGGATGCCCCCGGTGTACTGCGTCGGGCCATTGGTCGCCTCGGGTGCCGGCGCCGAGGCAGAAGGCAAGCACGAGTGCCTCGCGTGGCTGGACACGCAGCCAGAGCGCAGCGTCGTGTTCCTCTGCTTTGGGAGCATAGGCGCTGCCACCCACTCGGAGGAGCAGCTCAGGGAGATCGCCGCCGGCCTGGAGAGATCCGGCCACCGGTTCCTGTGGGTGGTGCGAGCCCCTCTCCGCGCCGGTCCGGGGAGGCCGTCCGAGCCGGACGTCGACGCGCTTCTGCCGGACGGGTTCTCGGAGAGGACCAAAGGTCGTGGGCTCGTCGTCAAGCACTGGGCGCCGCAGGTGGAGGTGCTCCACCACAACGCCACGGGCGCCTTCGTGACGCACTGCGGATGGAACTCGGTGCTCGAGGGGGTCAAGGCGGGCGTGCCGATGCTTTGCTGGCCGTTGTACTCCGagcagaagatgaacaaggtgttCATGGTGGAGGAAGCAGGGATCGGCTTGGAAGTTGTTTGGTGCCAACAGGGGCTGGTcgaggccggggaggtggaGGCCAAGGTTAGGCTGGTGATGGAGTCCGAGGAAGGGGAGCGGCTCAGATCGCGAGTGGCGGCGCTCAAGGATGCCGCGGCAATGGCCTGGAAGGATGGCGGATCATCGCGTGCGGCGTTCGCCCAGTTCTTGTCGGTCGTGAACAACCTTGGACGTGACACGTGA